The following coding sequences lie in one Mercenaria mercenaria strain notata chromosome 5, MADL_Memer_1, whole genome shotgun sequence genomic window:
- the LOC123557172 gene encoding uncharacterized protein LOC123557172, with protein MFSSNTSRTDTNFSFPEEVENNLSDGEKPLTNNLKTETALPFKNSGECSDEVVLSFDDGHKLYVSENFLCYASPVFKAMFTHDCKEKESKEVAMKEKVFDDVLEFLLCLHPGVQKPIGNDNVLRVVSFAEEYQVDVSVKRCQNVMKTWLSSEVKSALKTSDNLKKAKHARTCLNILTKAEACGFEELVTHATQVIARFGHEVFTGSIKVNQPLQSFGFSAAPQMATGFSFGTPVSMAINSTQLITNEHEETDASTQACPIKECKELYASLPEKLKNRLLLQRLKLCDDGEMR; from the exons ATGTTTAGTTCTAATACTTCAAGGACTGACACGAATTTCTCTTTTCCGGAAGAAGTCGAGAACAATTTAAGCGATGGAGAGAAACCTTTAACTAATAATTTAAAGACTGAGACAGCCTTGCCTTTTAAGAATAGTGGCGAATGCTCTGACGAAGTTGTGTTAAGTTTCGATGACGGACATAAACTTTATGTATCGGAAAATTTCCTCTGTTATGCATCTCCTGTGTTCAAGGCCATGTTTACACATGACTGTAAAGAAAAGGAAAGTAAGGAAGTTGCTATGAAAGAGAAAGTGTTTGATGATGTCCTGGAGTTTCTGCTGTGTCTGCATCCCGGTGTACAGAAGCCGATTGGCA acGACAATGTTCTGCGTGTGGTGTCTTTCGCGGAGGAATACCAAGTTGATGTATCTGTAAAGCGATGTCAGAACGTGATGAAGACATGGTTATCGTCAGAAGTTAAATCTGCTCTTAAAACCAGTGATAATTTGAAAAAGGCAAAGCATGCTAGAACTTGTTTGAATATACTGACAAAAGCCGAAGCTTGTGGCTTTGAAGAGCTTGTCACTCACGCCACTCAAGTAATCGCCAGATTTGGGCACGAAGTGTTCACCGGCTCGATAAAGGTGAATCAACCTTTGCAATCATTCGGATTTAGTGCTGCTCCTCAAATGGCAACTGGTTTTTCTTTTGGAACTCCAGTAAGTATGGCTATAAATTCAACTCAGCTCATTACAAATGAACACGAAGAAACTGATGCTAGTACACAAGCTTGTCCTATTAAGGAATGTAAAGAATTATATGCAAGTCTACCGGAAAAGCTGAAAAATCGACTCTTACTGCAGAGGCTAAAGTTGTGTGATGACGGTGAAATGCGTTAA